A window from Rhodothermus bifroesti encodes these proteins:
- a CDS encoding endonuclease MutS2, whose protein sequence is MSDAVAALECYPETAEARLGFDVVRAVLRAQTLSPLGAEAVDQMRPLRDREAVCLALQQVEELRQALRFDDPVPLEPLFDLRPQLTQAAPEGARLEGEVLEAVRRVLALVRRLAAYFRDRQAKYPALAALARQLRPLPDLEQQLAQVVDEEGRVRDEASEELWQLRRQLVRMRERLREKLLEALRAALRQGYAAEEQPTIRNGRMVIPIRAEARRKVAGFVHDVSASGQTVYIEPASCLALNNTVRELELAEQREVDRLLRKATGWLRPHLPTLRTALEVLGYFDLLQAKARLADQLEACVPEVGDDGVIALKAARNPALLLHFQRLKETTGEQRTVVPLDLTLGHTYRTLIITGPNAGGKTVAMKTVGLLVLMLAYGLPIPADPSSHVSVFDRLFLDIGDAQSLEADLSTFSAHMQHMAYMLARADERTLILIDEAGTSTDPDEGAALAQAILEELTARGARTIATTHHGALKRFAYETEGVENGAMQFDQVTLSPTYRFQVGVPGSSYAFEIARRMGLPEAVLERAQQLVGVQQVALEALIRNLEERLATLSARQQALEATQAQLEQLRRDYEARWQALKQETAAIRQRALEEAEQLVREANARIERTIREIKEAQAERTTTQAAREALERFRRRLHEAQRTLTPAASAAATSDRPTLQVGDQVVLEDSGTPAEVLMLEGDEALIAVGRLKLRVPIGRLQRLNRPQQRKQTRTSTLPALTARTRLDVRGLRVDEALKAVERLIDEAVASGAQELEVLHGKGTGALRQAIRTYLQDRPEVERFEDAPWEQGGPGITRIWLK, encoded by the coding sequence ATGAGCGACGCTGTCGCAGCGCTGGAATGCTATCCAGAGACGGCTGAAGCTCGGCTAGGCTTCGACGTGGTTCGGGCAGTGTTGCGGGCGCAAACGCTAAGCCCTCTGGGGGCTGAAGCTGTTGACCAAATGCGTCCGTTGCGCGATCGCGAGGCGGTTTGCTTGGCGCTTCAGCAAGTGGAAGAGCTGCGGCAGGCACTGCGCTTTGATGATCCGGTGCCGCTTGAGCCCCTGTTTGACCTTCGGCCCCAGCTGACGCAGGCAGCCCCTGAAGGTGCGCGGCTCGAAGGAGAAGTGCTGGAAGCTGTTCGGCGTGTGCTTGCGCTAGTGCGTCGGCTAGCGGCGTATTTTCGAGATCGACAAGCCAAGTATCCGGCGCTTGCTGCACTAGCGCGGCAGCTGCGGCCACTTCCCGACCTAGAGCAGCAGTTGGCTCAGGTTGTTGATGAAGAAGGGCGCGTGCGCGACGAAGCTTCTGAGGAGCTGTGGCAGTTGCGGCGGCAGCTTGTCCGCATGCGGGAGCGGCTACGGGAGAAGCTACTAGAGGCGCTACGTGCAGCGCTTCGCCAAGGTTATGCGGCCGAAGAGCAACCCACAATCCGCAATGGCCGCATGGTTATTCCCATTCGGGCCGAAGCGCGCCGCAAAGTAGCTGGTTTTGTGCACGACGTGTCGGCCTCTGGGCAGACCGTCTACATCGAGCCGGCTTCCTGTTTAGCGCTGAATAATACCGTGCGCGAGCTGGAGTTGGCCGAGCAGCGCGAAGTCGATCGCCTGCTTCGCAAAGCTACCGGATGGCTTCGGCCGCATTTGCCTACGCTACGGACTGCGCTGGAAGTTTTGGGCTACTTTGATCTGCTGCAGGCAAAAGCACGCCTGGCTGACCAGCTGGAGGCTTGCGTGCCCGAGGTTGGCGACGACGGTGTGATTGCGCTCAAAGCTGCCCGCAATCCGGCGCTTTTGTTGCATTTCCAGCGTCTTAAAGAAACAACCGGTGAGCAGCGCACCGTAGTGCCGCTCGATTTGACGCTTGGACACACCTATCGCACGCTCATTATCACTGGACCCAACGCGGGCGGCAAGACGGTGGCCATGAAAACCGTTGGCCTGCTGGTGCTTATGCTGGCTTACGGATTGCCCATTCCGGCCGACCCCAGCTCGCATGTGTCGGTTTTCGACCGACTGTTTCTCGACATTGGCGATGCGCAGTCACTGGAAGCCGATCTGTCCACGTTCAGTGCCCACATGCAGCACATGGCCTACATGCTGGCACGTGCCGATGAACGTACGCTGATTTTGATCGATGAGGCCGGAACGAGCACTGACCCCGATGAAGGAGCGGCGCTGGCGCAAGCCATTCTCGAAGAGCTTACGGCCCGCGGGGCACGCACCATTGCTACTACCCACCATGGGGCACTTAAACGCTTTGCCTATGAGACCGAAGGCGTTGAGAATGGCGCCATGCAGTTTGACCAGGTCACGCTTAGCCCGACGTACCGTTTTCAAGTAGGGGTGCCAGGCTCGTCTTATGCATTTGAAATTGCCCGGCGCATGGGACTGCCCGAGGCTGTGCTCGAGCGTGCCCAGCAGCTGGTGGGTGTGCAGCAAGTGGCCTTGGAGGCACTGATCCGCAACCTCGAGGAGCGCTTGGCTACGCTGAGCGCGCGTCAGCAAGCGCTTGAGGCGACGCAGGCCCAACTGGAGCAGTTGCGGCGCGATTACGAAGCGCGTTGGCAAGCGCTCAAGCAGGAAACGGCAGCGATCCGCCAGCGCGCGCTCGAGGAAGCCGAGCAGCTTGTGCGTGAAGCTAATGCGCGCATTGAACGCACCATCCGAGAAATCAAAGAGGCGCAGGCCGAACGCACGACCACGCAGGCAGCCCGCGAAGCGCTAGAGCGCTTTCGCCGCCGCCTACACGAAGCGCAGCGCACTTTAACACCCGCAGCATCGGCTGCCGCAACAAGCGATCGTCCGACGTTGCAGGTGGGCGACCAGGTAGTGCTTGAGGATAGTGGCACCCCAGCCGAAGTGTTGATGCTGGAAGGCGACGAAGCGCTGATTGCGGTCGGGCGCTTGAAGCTGCGCGTACCCATAGGCCGCCTGCAGCGCCTCAATCGCCCCCAGCAGCGCAAGCAAACGCGAACGTCAACGTTACCTGCGCTGACGGCCCGCACGCGCCTCGACGTGCGCGGCTTGCGGGTTGATGAAGCGCTCAAGGCCGTTGAGCGCTTGATTGACGAAGCCGTTGCCAGCGGTGCGCAAGAACTCGAAGTGCTGCACGGCAAAGGCACGGGGGCGCTGCGCCAGGCCATTCGCACCTATTTACAAGATCGACCAGAAGTGGAACGCTTCGAGGATGCCCCCTGGGAACAAGGGGGACCAGGCATTACCCGCATTTGGCTTAAGTAA
- a CDS encoding DUF4783 domain-containing protein — MRTDCCKRALLLCWMQVGALVLLLSLRLTGSARAQEADSLAQVLTLALTQGDAARLLEQAAPQVELALLGSGRVYSRMQARYVLMDFFRVYPPVRFEVGEDRWMDPHRFVVGEYWYAQATAPLRIYMRLYREEAGWALQELRVTAGRPKR; from the coding sequence ATGCGTACCGATTGCTGCAAGCGGGCTTTATTGCTGTGTTGGATGCAGGTAGGCGCTTTAGTTTTGCTGCTGAGCCTGAGGCTTACGGGAAGCGCTAGGGCTCAAGAAGCCGACTCTTTAGCCCAAGTGCTTACACTTGCCCTGACGCAAGGCGACGCGGCGCGTCTACTTGAGCAAGCTGCGCCTCAAGTAGAGCTGGCCCTGCTGGGCAGCGGGCGCGTCTATAGCCGCATGCAAGCCCGCTACGTGCTCATGGACTTTTTCCGCGTTTATCCTCCTGTGCGTTTTGAAGTGGGCGAAGATCGCTGGATGGATCCACACCGGTTTGTGGTAGGTGAATACTGGTACGCCCAGGCTACTGCACCGCTGCGCATTTACATGCGGCTTTACCGCGAAGAGGCCGGCTGGGCTTTGCAAGAATTACGGGTGACGGCAGGACGTCCGAAGCGATAG
- a CDS encoding TIGR00730 family Rossman fold protein: protein MERKFSTVTTDGHHTPSPHLENEALIWQQRQIKDLWRIFRIMSEFVEGFETLSRLGPCVSVFGSARTPRDHAYYRLAEAVGRCLVAHGFGVITGGGPGIMEAANKGAREAGGTSVGLNIVIPHEQDTNPYVDRDKLINFNFFFVRKVMFVKYAQGFIVLPGGFGTLDELFEALTLIQTGKATRFPVVLMGTDYWRGLVDWLKGQVLTAGNIALEDLALFTLTDDPEVAVQTIETAYRERIPGPNF, encoded by the coding sequence ATGGAGCGAAAGTTTTCGACCGTCACTACTGATGGCCACCACACACCTTCCCCGCATTTGGAGAACGAAGCATTGATTTGGCAGCAGCGACAGATTAAAGACTTGTGGCGGATTTTCCGGATCATGTCTGAATTCGTGGAAGGGTTTGAAACGCTTTCCCGGCTGGGCCCTTGTGTATCGGTCTTTGGCTCAGCCCGCACACCACGTGACCATGCCTACTACCGCTTGGCCGAAGCCGTAGGTCGCTGCCTGGTAGCCCACGGCTTCGGCGTAATCACTGGCGGCGGACCAGGCATCATGGAAGCCGCGAACAAAGGCGCCCGCGAAGCTGGTGGCACTTCCGTAGGACTCAACATCGTCATTCCCCACGAACAGGACACCAATCCCTATGTCGATCGGGATAAGTTAATCAACTTCAACTTTTTCTTCGTGCGCAAAGTGATGTTTGTCAAGTACGCCCAAGGCTTTATTGTACTACCCGGGGGCTTTGGTACCTTAGACGAACTCTTTGAGGCCCTGACGCTCATTCAAACCGGCAAAGCCACGCGCTTTCCCGTCGTCCTCATGGGCACCGACTACTGGCGTGGCCTCGTCGACTGGCTCAAGGGGCAAGTGCTCACAGCCGGCAACATTGCATTGGAGGACTTGGCACTTTTTACCCTGACTGATGATCCAGAAGTAGCCGTGCAAACAATCGAAACCGCCTATCGTGAACGCATCCCAGGGCCTAATTTCTAA
- a CDS encoding sensor histidine kinase: MWVGQARSKRRYLALGLLLAGLLLGTGAFKLLRLAWVERHIAQAQQARLAEAIAQVQRELGALEQQLFLQARWLATHPVVRSALRVAAQEAEPTCSADLAALLARYRVPERSGIALYDTTFRQVAWAGYSMPVGKAALPSQLPRQVYVELIEDPPWRTALSLWHPVRENGIVVGAVRVLQLLMQRMPVENAYLSGYDQVRLWSREHGLSLRLIVSERLPAVGTSEMVRPLKSLEGRTLGWLVLSIPPPNQVLRDEARRFNHLMAFWGAVLLLWGLVGLVGWMRAAGSRPRQLLVRAGVVALVWWGVRYAWIALDVPNRWQRGRTPLAPLFDPAHLASAFGGGLMRSIGDLLLTALFALGFAWGALWVVRKQPPFPPIAVVWRVGSYILGALGLWGLVQLYGLIVHHSVLDSTLDYLTRTGLLPPRLVLLVSIALLLLLLALLLLLRAWGYALKSVTGTWPAHGRARLMLVVGLAAAVTGAGVLLPVAWPVPPLVAFILVAFGLSHAIWPLPLPSAGRWLTLRALLPIPFVLSVLLYPMLWTALEGQRRLQVERALEQFGQGQDPRVVFAIEQALQELQADSLLSVWLAQAALLPRAERLDSLTAAVLRGSLLLSLESTYDISVTFFDRGRRPVSRYEGISSPSTTTPLEVDAAEFALLWEHYQAQRGRLPFIESLGGRREPAQWQYAGLTTVRSAEGILVGWIMVRAEPQSPLYGAETPFPRVLVPSGFFGEVQAGLSLAEFRDGVLVRSQGRAFTRHRLDPQLMSLLAQQPVCWREETEEGRTYLTLYQRVGLEASVVRAARIPALTLFDHLYYVLRLTLSGLVLLGVFYVLGLGYRWRRGWLPLPEVRFQDRVLNALLAVGLIAVVVVGWVGVRVIEGESHRTVQAWLAQYLDRVERTLVLAAHEGELPYQVLTRMPLDALAGQVGLDLQLYRDGQLVATTRPRLVRERLLEAHMPIAAYAALHCTAQRSAFVTEHLGTFTYWTGFRALLDEHGQPYYVVAVPALPEQERLEEERSRTIAYLFGALLLLVFLVLSAAWLAARALGRPLARLQEGLQAVARGELDHPLPIDSRDELAALGRTFNWMLQQLAENRRQLARQERELAWREMARQVAHEIKNPLTPMKLSLQHLQRAFAQHRDPGRFAELFARVTTTLIEQIDTLARIADDFSTLARMPRRRPTQLDLNEVIREAVRLMEAEAGCAIELALHPEPLMLEADREELRRVYINLIKNALQALLPERPARVRVTTRLEFIDQQPWAYSTVEDNGRGIPEVLRHRIFEPNFSTKTGGSGLGLAIVKQSIQDLQGSVGFETEEGKGTTFWLRLPLKIPQETTPHDA, encoded by the coding sequence ATGTGGGTCGGCCAAGCACGCAGCAAGCGACGATATCTAGCCCTTGGGCTGTTGCTTGCTGGACTGCTGCTCGGCACAGGTGCCTTTAAACTGCTCCGGCTGGCATGGGTAGAGCGGCACATCGCGCAGGCGCAGCAAGCGCGCTTAGCAGAAGCGATAGCTCAGGTGCAGCGGGAGCTTGGAGCGCTTGAACAGCAACTCTTCTTGCAGGCACGCTGGTTGGCCACCCATCCTGTGGTGCGTTCTGCGCTGCGCGTTGCAGCTCAAGAAGCGGAGCCCACCTGCAGCGCAGATCTAGCTGCGCTGCTTGCGCGCTACCGCGTGCCGGAGCGGAGCGGTATTGCCCTGTATGATACCACGTTTCGCCAGGTAGCTTGGGCTGGCTATAGCATGCCGGTGGGCAAAGCCGCCTTGCCGTCCCAACTACCACGCCAGGTCTACGTTGAGCTCATCGAAGATCCCCCATGGCGCACAGCGCTAAGTCTTTGGCATCCTGTGCGTGAAAATGGAATCGTTGTAGGAGCCGTGCGGGTGCTTCAGCTGCTGATGCAGCGCATGCCTGTTGAAAACGCTTATTTGTCTGGCTATGATCAGGTGCGCTTGTGGTCTCGAGAGCACGGCTTGTCCTTGCGGCTGATAGTCTCCGAAAGGCTGCCTGCAGTCGGCACCAGCGAAATGGTGCGTCCACTCAAAAGCCTTGAAGGACGTACGCTCGGTTGGCTCGTCTTGAGCATACCTCCGCCCAATCAGGTGCTGCGCGATGAGGCGCGGCGCTTTAACCACCTTATGGCTTTTTGGGGCGCTGTTTTGTTGCTTTGGGGACTTGTGGGCCTCGTCGGTTGGATGCGGGCTGCAGGCTCCAGACCGCGTCAATTGCTTGTCCGTGCGGGTGTGGTTGCCTTGGTTTGGTGGGGCGTGCGTTATGCCTGGATTGCGCTCGACGTCCCCAATCGCTGGCAACGCGGCCGCACGCCTTTAGCCCCGCTTTTTGACCCTGCACACCTGGCCTCTGCCTTTGGCGGTGGACTGATGCGCTCGATTGGGGATCTGCTGCTTACAGCGCTTTTTGCTTTGGGATTTGCTTGGGGGGCGTTATGGGTAGTTCGTAAGCAGCCTCCTTTCCCGCCGATAGCCGTAGTCTGGCGTGTAGGGAGTTATATACTTGGGGCCCTAGGCCTATGGGGGCTGGTGCAGCTTTACGGACTGATCGTGCACCATAGCGTGCTGGACAGCACGCTGGACTACCTTACCCGCACAGGGCTTTTGCCACCACGCCTGGTTTTGCTGGTCAGCATAGCGTTGCTTTTGCTTTTACTAGCGCTGCTACTTCTATTGCGGGCTTGGGGCTATGCCCTTAAAAGCGTTACCGGCACCTGGCCAGCGCACGGCCGAGCGCGTTTGATGCTTGTTGTTGGGCTTGCGGCTGCAGTGACGGGTGCTGGTGTGCTGCTGCCTGTGGCTTGGCCTGTGCCACCCTTAGTGGCTTTTATTCTCGTGGCCTTTGGGCTAAGCCATGCAATATGGCCGTTGCCCTTGCCATCAGCTGGAAGGTGGCTGACGCTTCGCGCCTTGCTGCCGATTCCGTTTGTGCTTAGCGTATTGCTCTACCCAATGCTTTGGACCGCCTTGGAGGGTCAGCGACGCTTGCAGGTTGAGCGGGCTTTGGAGCAGTTTGGGCAGGGACAAGATCCACGGGTGGTTTTTGCTATCGAGCAGGCCCTTCAAGAGTTGCAAGCCGACAGTCTGCTGAGCGTATGGTTGGCACAAGCAGCGCTTTTGCCGCGGGCTGAACGCTTAGACTCGCTCACGGCTGCGGTGCTGCGCGGCTCGTTGCTGTTGTCCCTGGAGAGCACCTACGACATTAGCGTGACCTTCTTCGATCGGGGAAGGCGACCCGTGAGTCGCTACGAAGGGATCAGCTCCCCAAGCACCACTACGCCCCTGGAAGTTGATGCGGCTGAGTTTGCGCTGCTTTGGGAACACTATCAGGCACAACGGGGCCGCTTACCGTTTATTGAGTCTCTGGGCGGTAGACGCGAACCGGCGCAGTGGCAGTATGCTGGACTGACCACCGTGCGCTCGGCCGAAGGGATACTGGTGGGGTGGATTATGGTGCGGGCTGAGCCTCAAAGCCCACTTTACGGTGCTGAAACCCCTTTCCCCCGGGTGCTGGTCCCCTCGGGCTTTTTTGGAGAAGTGCAAGCCGGACTGTCTTTGGCTGAATTTCGCGATGGGGTTTTGGTACGCAGCCAGGGCCGAGCATTCACGCGCCACCGCCTTGATCCCCAGTTGATGTCGCTGCTGGCGCAGCAGCCTGTGTGCTGGCGAGAAGAAACCGAAGAAGGCCGCACCTACCTGACCCTTTACCAACGCGTGGGACTCGAAGCATCGGTAGTCCGCGCCGCACGCATTCCTGCCCTGACGCTGTTTGATCATCTCTATTATGTGCTTCGGCTTACGCTAAGCGGCTTGGTGCTGTTAGGGGTGTTTTACGTTCTCGGTCTAGGGTATCGTTGGCGTCGAGGGTGGCTACCGCTTCCGGAAGTTCGTTTTCAGGACCGGGTGCTCAATGCACTGCTTGCGGTAGGACTGATTGCGGTAGTGGTTGTAGGCTGGGTTGGCGTGCGCGTCATCGAAGGCGAGAGCCACCGTACGGTGCAGGCTTGGCTGGCCCAATACCTTGATCGCGTGGAACGCACACTGGTACTTGCAGCGCACGAAGGCGAGCTGCCCTACCAGGTGTTGACCCGCATGCCTTTGGACGCGCTGGCCGGGCAGGTTGGGCTCGACTTGCAGCTTTACCGGGATGGTCAACTGGTAGCCACAACGCGGCCGCGCTTGGTGCGGGAACGCCTGCTAGAAGCGCATATGCCGATTGCCGCTTATGCGGCACTGCACTGCACAGCGCAACGCTCTGCGTTTGTGACCGAGCACCTGGGGACATTCACTTACTGGACAGGCTTTCGCGCCCTGCTCGACGAGCACGGCCAGCCTTACTACGTGGTGGCTGTGCCGGCTTTGCCCGAGCAGGAACGGCTCGAGGAAGAACGCTCACGGACGATCGCCTACCTGTTTGGCGCGCTCTTGCTGTTGGTGTTTCTGGTGCTCAGCGCAGCCTGGCTAGCTGCCCGCGCACTAGGGCGACCACTGGCACGCCTGCAGGAAGGATTGCAGGCCGTAGCCCGCGGTGAGCTGGACCACCCCTTGCCAATTGACTCGCGGGATGAGCTGGCCGCGCTGGGCCGCACCTTCAACTGGATGTTGCAGCAATTGGCCGAAAACCGTCGCCAGCTAGCACGGCAAGAACGCGAGCTGGCCTGGCGCGAAATGGCCCGCCAGGTAGCGCACGAGATCAAAAATCCACTTACCCCAATGAAACTTTCCCTTCAGCACCTGCAACGGGCCTTTGCACAACACCGAGATCCAGGCCGCTTTGCGGAGCTCTTTGCACGGGTGACCACGACGCTGATTGAGCAAATCGATACGCTAGCCCGCATCGCCGACGATTTTTCCACCCTTGCACGTATGCCCCGCCGGCGACCAACGCAGCTTGACCTTAACGAAGTAATCCGCGAAGCTGTTCGCTTGATGGAAGCCGAGGCCGGATGTGCCATTGAACTTGCCTTGCATCCTGAGCCGCTCATGCTGGAGGCCGACCGCGAAGAGCTGCGCCGCGTATACATCAACTTGATCAAAAATGCCTTGCAGGCCCTGCTTCCCGAGCGCCCTGCCCGCGTGCGCGTTACAACCCGCCTGGAGTTTATCGACCAACAGCCTTGGGCTTACAGTACCGTTGAGGACAACGGGCGCGGCATTCCTGAAGTGCTGCGTCACCGCATCTTTGAACCCAACTTTTCCACCAAAACCGGGGGCAGCGGATTAGGACTAGCCATAGTCAAACAAAGCATTCAAGATCTGCAAGGCAGCGTGGGCTTTGAAACTGAAGAAGGAAAAGGCACGACGTTTTGGCTCCGCTTGCCGTTGAAAATCCCTCAGGAAACAACCCCACATGACGCATAA
- a CDS encoding OmpA family protein produces the protein MQKHAGYGLLILALLLAGCARLSNTEKGAAIGAGAGAVVGGAIGKATGNTARGAILGAIVGGTAGAIIGQRMDRQAAEMQQELPDAKVERVGEGILVTFNSGILFDVNAYTLRPEARENLRRLAESLKKYPETEVLIVGHTDSTGPEEYNQRLSERRAEAAAAFLMEQGIRPSRIRTLGKGESEPVASNDTPEGRQLNRRVEIAIFASEAYRQELQRSN, from the coding sequence ATGCAGAAACATGCAGGATATGGCCTTTTAATTTTGGCACTCCTGCTTGCAGGGTGTGCGCGACTCAGCAACACCGAAAAAGGCGCAGCTATTGGCGCCGGCGCTGGAGCTGTGGTTGGCGGAGCTATTGGCAAAGCTACGGGCAACACCGCACGTGGCGCCATTCTAGGGGCCATTGTAGGCGGTACGGCTGGTGCGATCATCGGTCAACGCATGGACCGCCAGGCTGCTGAAATGCAGCAAGAACTTCCGGATGCCAAGGTCGAGCGTGTGGGCGAAGGCATTTTGGTGACATTTAACTCTGGCATCCTCTTTGACGTCAATGCGTACACACTGCGCCCCGAAGCCCGCGAAAACCTGCGCCGCCTTGCTGAAAGCCTAAAAAAATACCCAGAAACCGAAGTGCTCATCGTAGGCCACACCGACAGCACAGGGCCTGAAGAGTACAACCAACGCCTTTCTGAACGGCGCGCCGAAGCAGCTGCGGCATTTCTCATGGAGCAGGGCATTCGCCCCAGCCGTATTCGTACCTTGGGCAAAGGAGAAAGTGAGCCGGTGGCGTCCAACGACACCCCAGAGGGTCGCCAGCTGAACCGCCGCGTAGAAATCGCCATTTTCGCCAGCGAAGCCTATCGCCAAGAACTCCAACGGTCTAACTGA
- a CDS encoding sugar phosphate nucleotidyltransferase → MKLIIPMAGRGTRVRPHSHVTPKPLLPVKGKSMVERIVDTFNRVLPRALDEGVFVLGPDFGEDIRAQLRDICRRHQMQAHFTVQPVAEGTAHAVYCAGDHLKGEGIVVFADTLFEMEPGVDLEGADVVMWVKTVEDPRRFGVAVREGERVVALVEKPAEPISHEALIGIYYVRELAVLRRYIQQLIEEDVRGHGGEFQLTDAFDRMLKDGLVFKTATVNAWLDCGTIEALMDTTRYLLHKERDTLRLGTVENSVIHEPVYVGPGARVVDAVVGPNVSIEAGAEVRRSVVRDSILFAHARVEGAVLADALIGQYAEVRGHPQRLNIGDHSTVQ, encoded by the coding sequence ATGAAGCTGATTATTCCGATGGCTGGAAGGGGCACGCGCGTGCGTCCCCATTCCCATGTTACGCCCAAACCGCTTTTGCCGGTTAAGGGCAAAAGTATGGTGGAGCGCATTGTCGACACGTTTAACCGGGTGCTGCCGCGGGCTTTGGACGAAGGGGTGTTTGTCTTAGGCCCCGATTTTGGAGAAGACATTCGTGCGCAGCTGCGCGACATTTGCAGGCGCCACCAGATGCAGGCGCATTTTACCGTGCAACCGGTAGCTGAAGGTACGGCGCATGCGGTCTACTGCGCTGGTGATCACCTCAAGGGTGAGGGCATTGTGGTCTTTGCCGATACACTGTTTGAAATGGAACCTGGCGTCGACCTAGAGGGCGCAGACGTGGTCATGTGGGTCAAAACCGTTGAGGATCCGCGGCGCTTTGGGGTGGCTGTGCGTGAGGGCGAGCGCGTGGTGGCGCTGGTTGAAAAACCTGCTGAACCGATTTCGCATGAAGCACTCATTGGCATCTACTATGTACGCGAGCTGGCCGTCTTGCGTCGCTACATCCAGCAGTTGATCGAGGAGGACGTGCGCGGCCACGGCGGGGAGTTTCAACTGACGGATGCTTTTGATCGCATGTTGAAAGACGGGCTGGTCTTTAAAACAGCGACGGTGAACGCTTGGCTGGATTGCGGCACCATTGAGGCCCTTATGGACACCACACGCTATCTCCTGCACAAAGAGCGCGACACGCTGCGGCTGGGAACGGTTGAAAATAGTGTGATTCACGAACCGGTCTACGTTGGTCCAGGTGCCCGTGTGGTGGATGCTGTGGTAGGACCTAACGTTTCGATTGAGGCGGGCGCCGAAGTCCGTCGCTCGGTGGTGCGCGACAGCATCCTGTTTGCTCATGCGCGCGTTGAAGGCGCCGTGCTGGCTGATGCATTGATTGGGCAGTATGCCGAAGTGCGCGGCCATCCCCAACGACTTAACATTGGAGATCATTCTACGGTGCAATGA
- a CDS encoding 2-hydroxyacid dehydrogenase — MARVVVTRPIIEEGLHPLRERYDLEVLNPVDTWDEDGLIAAAHDADALISMLSDPITARVLAACPKLRVVAQYAVGYDNIDLEAARARGIVVTHTPDVLTDATADFTWALLLTLIRKVREADRYVREGHFKRWETQLLLGHDLRDKTLGIVGLGRIGSAVARRALGFGMRVVYYNRRPANPTVERQSCARYVSFDELLAVSDVVSIHCPLNSESYHLFNQAAFAKMKPTAVLVNTARGPIVDEAALVEALEQEQIAGAALDVFEQEPKVHPGLLENDRVVLAPHLGSATVEARTAMARMCAEAVLAVLEGAEKIPYRLV, encoded by the coding sequence ATGGCACGTGTTGTGGTTACCCGACCAATTATTGAAGAAGGTCTTCACCCGTTGCGTGAACGATACGACCTTGAAGTGCTCAATCCAGTAGACACGTGGGACGAAGACGGGCTGATTGCCGCAGCTCACGATGCCGATGCGCTAATTTCTATGCTTTCTGATCCGATTACGGCACGGGTCCTGGCGGCTTGTCCCAAGCTGCGGGTGGTAGCGCAGTATGCTGTAGGCTATGACAACATCGATTTGGAAGCTGCGCGGGCACGGGGCATTGTGGTTACACACACCCCTGATGTACTGACCGATGCCACAGCGGATTTTACCTGGGCCCTTTTGCTTACGCTCATCCGTAAAGTGCGCGAAGCGGACCGTTACGTTCGCGAAGGGCACTTTAAACGCTGGGAGACGCAGCTGCTGCTTGGGCATGACCTGCGCGACAAGACGCTAGGCATTGTGGGGCTTGGACGCATCGGTAGCGCTGTAGCACGCCGGGCGCTGGGTTTTGGCATGCGCGTTGTCTATTATAACCGCCGACCAGCTAACCCTACCGTAGAGCGCCAAAGCTGCGCCCGTTACGTGTCGTTTGATGAACTGCTTGCTGTGAGTGACGTTGTTTCTATACACTGTCCGCTCAATTCTGAGAGCTATCATTTGTTTAACCAAGCGGCTTTTGCCAAGATGAAACCCACCGCCGTCCTGGTGAACACGGCACGGGGCCCGATTGTGGATGAGGCCGCCTTGGTAGAAGCCCTCGAGCAAGAGCAAATTGCTGGTGCAGCCTTGGACGTGTTTGAGCAGGAGCCGAAAGTGCATCCAGGACTGCTCGAAAATGATCGGGTTGTGCTAGCGCCTCACTTAGGAAGCGCGACGGTCGAGGCGCGCACGGCTATGGCGCGCATGTGCGCTGAAGCTGTTTTGGCGGTACTCGAAGGTGCTGAAAAGATCCCCTATCGCCTGGTATGA